One Punica granatum isolate Tunisia-2019 chromosome 3, ASM765513v2, whole genome shotgun sequence genomic window carries:
- the LOC116200396 gene encoding receptor-like protein 1 — MGVMMLLLLGCELTGKALGCKEGERLGQLNVKAAFNFPNGTALPTWRADKEDCCQWERINCSNIRNTMQVTKLQLSGLPQPRSLDAGALFPSGLCELASLETLSISGNELAGSIPRCLFNMTTLHTLDLSYNHFGGAIPPSLFSSLKLLESLSLSGNAFEGSFSFSSLLVLFCLSNCIPSSRHGFVPSFLMEQHDLEVFELFNCRLEGQLPSWLLENNTNLGYFNLMGSSFSGHFSLNSSLTNYNMWLIDVASNSLEGELPSYFSYVFPNLGDLNVSRNSMQGRIPSSLCHSPTASNLRMLDLSTNRFIGELPEKLMRCEILGILILANNNLRGQVLPRVANLSLLTYLSLSDNQFYGEISTGLLNSPSLSFLDMSSNNLSGVIPDWIGDLQELSVLSLADNSIEGTLPLSFCKLQKLEFLNLAGNDIGPSIPSCVNVSALKHLHLERMNLKGSLPQFLQAASSIVTLSLSSNALSGGIPSWIGSLSTLRVLLLAGNSFEGLMPQELCQLHNISIMDLSHNHLSGRIPSYFNKLAFGSSQVPDGTFTISGYGFTWAVVFSFPYVSTPQEGGDAVEVLFTSKHRLESYGGRVLPVMSGLDLSCNNLSGSIPLQLGNLSDIRSLNLSYNHLSGSIPVTISNLDQIECLDLSHNNLSGEIPQRLIELYRLSTFSVAYNNLSGRTPEPKYQFATFFRESYEGNSFLCGWQLGNCRSSGGLPLTPPPAEHQEDIFRTAFRWSFAGSYAMAFIGTVFTLCLSSYFWTLFFDFVYRHIPSSCAFIDRLFPMH; from the exons ATGGGGGTGATGATGTTGTTACTATTAGGTTGTGAACTGACTGGGAAGGCATTAGGATGTAAGGAGGGTGAGAGACTGGGGCAGCTTAACGTCAAAGCTGCCTTCAACTTCCCGAATGGAACCGCTCTTCCAACATGGCGTGCTGATAAGGAAGACTGCTGCCAATGGGAGAGAATTAACTGCAGCAACATCCGTAATACTATGCAGGTGACGAAGCTCCAACTCTCTGGACTCCCGCAGCCGAGGTCTCTTGATGCTGGTGCGCTCTTCCCCAGTG GCTTGTGCGAATTGGCAAGCCTTGAGACGTTGTCTATCAGTGGAAATGAACTCGCCGGCAGCATTCCACGCTGCCTTTTCAACATGACCACCCTTCATACCCTCGACCTTTCTTATAACCATTTCGGAGGTGCCATTCCACCTTCACTCTTCTCCAGCCTCAAGTTGCttgaatctctctctctttccggCAATGCTTTTGAAGGctctttttcgttttcttcACTG TTAGTCCTCTTTTGCTTATCAAACTGCATTCCCAGCAGCAGACATGGTTTTGTTCCCAGTTTTCTAATGGAGCAGCATGACCTGGAAGTATTTGAACTCTTCAATTGTCGCTTGGAGGGACAGTTACCAAGTTGGTTACTGGAGAACAATACAAATCTAGGTTACTTTAATCTGATGGGTAGCTCTTTCTCGGGTCACTTCAGCTTGAATTCCAGTCTCACCAATTATAACATGTGGTTGATCGATGTGGCCTCCAATTCTTTGGAAGGAGAGCTCCCTTCCTACTTCAGTTACGTCTTTCCGAATTTAGGGGATCTGAATGTATCCAGAAATTCCATGCAAGGTAGAATCCCTTCTTCATTGTGCCACAGCCCCACTGCAAGCAATTTGAGGATGTTGGACTTGTCGACTAACAGATTCATAGGAGAGCTACCGGAGAAGCTAATGCGTTGTGAAATACTAGGAATCTTGATTTTGGCAAACAATAATTTGAGAGGCCAGGTACTACCAAGAGTGGCAAACCTGTCACTCTTGACTTATCTATCCTTGAGCGACAATCAGTTCTACGGGGAGATTTCAACAGGGTTGCTCAATAGCCCATCCTTATCATTTTTGGACATGAGCAGTAACAACCTGTCGGGGGTCATACCCGACTGGATTGGAGATCTCCAAGAATTGTCTGTCCTTTCATTGGCGGATAATTCCATCGAGGGGACTTTGCCATTGAGCTTCTGCAAGCTGCAGAAACTTGAATTTTTGAACCTAGCTGGTAATGATATTGGTCCCAGCATACCTTCCTGCGTCAACGTTTCAGCTCTGAAACACTTGCATTTGGAAAGAATGAATCTCAAAGGATCACTACCACAGTTTCTTCAAGCTGCTTCCTCAATAGTGACGCTGAGTCTCTCCAGTAATGCGTTATCAGGTGGAATTCCTTCTTGGATTGGTTCTCTTTCGACCCTGAGGGTTCTCTTGCTGGCGGGTAATAGTTTTGAAGGTCTTATGCCTCAGGAACTATGCCAGCTCCACAACATAAGCATTATGGATCTCTCTCACAATCATCTTTCTGGAAGAATTCCTTCATATTTCAACAAATTGGCATTCGGGAGTTCACAAGTTCCTGATGGGACATTTACAATATCCGGCTATGGCTTTACATGGGCGGTTGTTTTCTCATTTCCTTACGTCAGTACTCCTCAAGAGGGTGGGGATGCTGTAGAAGTGCTGTTTACATCGAAGCATAGGTTGGAATCATATGGAGGTCGAGTTTTGCCCGTGATGTCTGGGCTGGACCTCTCTTGCAATAATTTGTCCGGCTCCATTCCCCTCCAACTTGGCAATTTGAGTGATATTCGTTCACTGAACCTCTCTTACAATCATTTGAGTGGATCAATTCCGGTTACAATCTCTAACTTGGACCAAATAGAGTGTCTAGACCTCTCGCACAACAACTTAAGTGGTGAGATACCACAGCGATTGATAGAACTCTACAGGTTATCGACGTTCAGTGTGGCCTACAACAACCTGTCTGGCCGGACACCGGAGCCGAAATATCAATTCGCGACCTTTTTTAGAGAGAGTTACGAAGGTAACTCCTTTCTCTGTGGGTGGCAATTGGGGAATTGCAGGAGTTCGGGGGGATTGCCGTTAACACCGCCACCTGCAGAGCATCAAGAGGACATATTCAGAACCGCCTTCAGATGGAGCTTTGCCGGATCGTATGCCATGGCATTCATCGGAACTGTCTTTACCCTCTGTCTCAGCTCCTACTTTTGGACTCTCTTCTTTGATTTCGTTTATAGGCACATCCCGTCATCCTGTGCTTTTATTGATAGGCTTTTTCCTATGCACTGA